GTCGGAGTATCACACCTCTGCTCAGCAGCGAATCGCGGGCTGCAACGACGTTCACACCGTCGTTGAGGGAGATACCCCATACGGCACCCTCACCGCGCACGTCGACCAGCAGTCCCTCATCGCGCAGCGTTCGCAAACCTGCGCCGAGGCGCTCCCCGATGGCCGTCGCCCTTGCCAGCAATCCCTCGCGCTCCTGAATCTCGATGCATTTGAGTGCGACTGCGCAAGCTGCAGGATGACCGGAGTAGGTGTATCCGGTGCGGAGTATGAAACCTTCATTGGCTTCGAGGGCCGCCAGAACGGACGGACCCACGATGACTCCGGAGAGCGGTACGTATCCGGAGGTCACTGCCTTGGCGAACGTGATCAAGTCCGGCGTGATTCCGTAGAACTGACTGCCAAACCACTCTCCCGTCCGCCCGAATCCGGTGATGACCTCATCGAAGATCAGGAAGGCGCCGTAGGTATCGCACAAATCACGAAGGTGGGAGAGGTACCCCTCCGGCGGTGGCCACACCCCGCCGGCTCCCTGGATCGGCTCGGTGATAATCGCCGCGATCTCGTCACCGTGCTCGGCAAAGATCTTCTTCATTGCCTCATCATCGTCGGCGACGACATTGATGATGCCGGGCACGAGCGGTCCGAAACCTTCACGGTTCGGTGCAATACCCTGCACCGAAGTGCCCCCGTAGTTCGTACCGTGGTAGCCGCGCTCCCGGCTGACGATGATCTGTTTCTCGGGATGGCCCAGTTCGCGCTGGGCGATTCGGGCGATCTTCATCGCGGTGTCGACCGCCTCGGAACCCGAGGAGCCGAAGAAGACCCTGGAATGATCGAAAGGCGAGAGTTCGGCGATCTTGGCTGCCGCCGCCTCTGCCTGGGGGTTCGTGAACGGGTCGAAAGTGTGATAGGCGCCGAGGCTCCTGGTCTGCTCGGCAATGACGTCGGCGATCTCTTCCCTGCCGTAGCCGACGTTGGCATACCACAGTGAACCCATACCGTCGATGT
The sequence above is a segment of the Acidimicrobiia bacterium genome. Coding sequences within it:
- a CDS encoding aminotransferase class III-fold pyridoxal phosphate-dependent enzyme, producing MPSSFLHPFTPPRKDKFVSITGGRGAVVFDSEGNEYIDGMGSLWYANVGYGREEIADVIAEQTRSLGAYHTFDPFTNPQAEAAAAKIAELSPFDHSRVFFGSSGSEAVDTAMKIARIAQRELGHPEKQIIVSRERGYHGTNYGGTSVQGIAPNREGFGPLVPGIINVVADDDEAMKKIFAEHGDEIAAIITEPIQGAGGVWPPPEGYLSHLRDLCDTYGAFLIFDEVITGFGRTGEWFGSQFYGITPDLITFAKAVTSGYVPLSGVIVGPSVLAALEANEGFILRTGYTYSGHPAACAVALKCIEIQEREGLLARATAIGERLGAGLRTLRDEGLLVDVRGEGAVWGISLNDGVNVVAARDSLLSRGVILRPIPPSHLTMCPPLVISDEQIDEIVASLRDVLTGL